From a single Halobellus ruber genomic region:
- a CDS encoding aminomethyl transferase family protein, which translates to MSDGSLADALAAAESPTALLRNNPGRHPYPVQSEFTNWIEEVRSWRETCALSDLSHHQKDLYVEGPDALSVFADLGINDFGGFEPGQAKQFVACNPEGYVIGDAILFYLDEERLKLTGTPVAPDWVEYNLATGDYDATAEADERYHDKDEPHRTFRYQLQGPHALDTMRDAVEGSLPEIPFFNFDAVTVGGVEVRALRHAMASNAGFEIWGPWAERDAVRDALLDAGEAYGIRQLGEKSYKAQGQEKGWIARPLPAIFGDSMADYREWLDADSYEATSTLGGSFDPDDVSEYYLNPIELGYERFVDFDHEFVGREAVMEMAEEPQREKVTLVWDDDDVVDILASLFRDGETYKYFDLSMPYWAVFHYDEVRSGNETAGLSKYFGYTYNERSVLSLALVDPEYSDPGTEVTLVWGEPGGTSPNPKVEDHVQTEITATVAPNPYVDLDE; encoded by the coding sequence ATGAGCGACGGAAGCCTCGCTGACGCCCTCGCCGCCGCCGAGAGTCCGACGGCCCTCCTCCGCAACAACCCGGGTCGACATCCCTACCCCGTGCAATCGGAGTTCACGAACTGGATCGAGGAGGTGCGGAGCTGGCGGGAGACGTGTGCGCTCTCGGACCTCTCGCACCACCAGAAGGACCTCTACGTCGAGGGTCCCGACGCCCTGTCGGTGTTTGCGGACCTCGGGATCAACGACTTCGGGGGCTTCGAGCCCGGACAGGCCAAGCAGTTCGTCGCCTGCAACCCCGAGGGGTACGTGATCGGGGACGCCATCCTGTTTTATCTCGACGAGGAGCGCCTGAAGCTCACTGGCACCCCGGTCGCGCCCGACTGGGTGGAGTACAACCTCGCGACCGGCGACTACGACGCCACCGCGGAGGCCGACGAGCGGTACCACGACAAGGACGAACCGCACCGGACGTTCAGATATCAGCTCCAAGGTCCTCACGCCTTGGACACGATGCGGGACGCCGTCGAGGGGTCGCTGCCGGAGATCCCCTTCTTCAACTTCGATGCGGTCACGGTCGGCGGCGTCGAGGTTCGGGCGTTGCGGCACGCGATGGCGTCGAACGCGGGCTTCGAGATCTGGGGGCCGTGGGCGGAACGCGACGCGGTCAGGGACGCGCTCCTCGATGCGGGCGAGGCGTACGGGATCCGACAGCTCGGCGAGAAAAGCTACAAGGCCCAAGGACAGGAGAAGGGATGGATCGCACGGCCGCTCCCGGCGATCTTCGGTGACTCGATGGCCGACTACCGCGAGTGGCTCGACGCCGACAGCTACGAGGCGACGAGTACCCTCGGCGGCAGCTTCGACCCCGACGACGTCTCGGAGTACTACCTGAACCCGATCGAACTCGGCTACGAGCGGTTCGTCGACTTCGACCACGAGTTCGTGGGCCGGGAGGCGGTAATGGAGATGGCCGAGGAGCCGCAACGCGAGAAGGTGACGCTCGTGTGGGACGACGACGACGTCGTCGACATCCTCGCGTCGCTGTTCCGCGACGGGGAGACGTACAAGTACTTCGACCTCTCGATGCCGTACTGGGCGGTCTTTCACTACGACGAGGTCCGGAGCGGCAACGAGACCGCGGGGCTCTCGAAGTACTTCGGGTACACGTACAACGAGCGATCCGTGCTCTCCTTGGCTCTCGTCGACCCCGAGTACAGCGACCCAGGCACCGAGGTCACGCTCGTGTGGGGCGAGCCCGGCGGCACTTCCCCGAACCCGAAGGTCGAAGACCATGTCCAAACGGAGATCACCGCGACCGTCGCACCGAACCCCTACGTCGACCTCGACGAATGA
- a CDS encoding HAD-IIA family hydrolase has protein sequence MSAVGYEAAVLDLDGTVYLGDGLIPGVGDGIRRLRESVGPVRFLTNKAIARRGDYSEKLRRLGIDAERRHVINSGWVTAQYVSDRYPRSAAFVVGEAPLIEEFHDAGVDTTTDDSGDLVVASMDRGFDYDDLDVALRTLDDGEAPFLATNPDRTCPTESGAVPDAAGMIGAIEAVTGRTVDEVLGKPSPRMVEITVGEIGVAPEDCLMIGDRIETDILMGERAGMTTVLVLSGVTDREMIPGAEADPDYVIDSLGGIGDVLDDR, from the coding sequence ATGAGCGCTGTCGGTTACGAGGCCGCGGTCCTCGACCTCGACGGGACGGTGTACCTCGGCGACGGCCTCATCCCCGGCGTCGGCGACGGGATCCGCCGGCTCCGGGAGTCGGTCGGCCCCGTCAGGTTTCTCACGAACAAGGCGATCGCGCGCCGGGGGGACTACAGCGAGAAGTTGCGCCGGCTCGGAATCGACGCCGAGCGGCGGCACGTGATCAACTCGGGGTGGGTGACGGCCCAGTACGTCAGCGACCGGTATCCCCGGTCGGCGGCGTTCGTCGTGGGCGAAGCCCCGCTCATAGAGGAGTTCCACGACGCCGGCGTCGACACCACCACGGACGACTCGGGGGATCTCGTCGTGGCGTCGATGGATCGAGGGTTCGACTACGACGACCTCGACGTCGCGCTCCGGACCCTCGACGACGGGGAGGCGCCGTTCCTGGCGACGAACCCCGACCGGACGTGTCCAACGGAGTCGGGGGCCGTCCCCGACGCGGCGGGGATGATCGGCGCGATCGAGGCGGTGACCGGCCGAACGGTCGACGAGGTGCTCGGGAAGCCCTCCCCGCGGATGGTCGAGATCACGGTCGGGGAGATCGGCGTCGCCCCCGAGGACTGTCTGATGATCGGCGATCGGATCGAGACCGACATTCTGATGGGCGAACGCGCGGGGATGACCACCGTGCTCGTGCTCTCGGGGGTGACCGACCGGGAGATGATCCCCGGGGCGGAGGCTGATCCCGATTACGTCATCGACTCGTTGGGGGGGATCGGTGACGTCCTCGATGACCGCTGA